Proteins encoded together in one Marispirochaeta sp. window:
- a CDS encoding ABC transporter permease, with the protein MGLYGIIIKEFKHILRDFRTLMILFILPVLMLILFGYAMTLEIPEIRLAVEDYDASPDSRELTAGFRGSTFFTLVGTEGLSGPELFQGRKADALLTIPPDYTQSRRLDLAIDASDSNRALIIRQYIQAVVARSGDGIGTPPAPIIAAPAFLYNRRLESAYFFVPALTALIIIMVTALLTSLTITREKEQGTFDLIKLSPVNALEVIIGKVVPYLLLSLLIGLMIVFVGVVIFSVPLRGSFAALLFYLLLYCLTGLSFGILISTVASSQQTAMMISLIATLLPTLFLSGFIFQIEAMPAVLRAVSRAVPATWFLIIIRGLMLKGNTQGELLVPILMLAAFSCLFLLIAIRRFKRYLES; encoded by the coding sequence ATGGGACTCTACGGAATCATCATCAAGGAGTTCAAGCATATCCTCAGGGATTTTAGAACCCTGATGATCCTCTTTATCCTGCCGGTGCTTATGCTCATTCTCTTCGGCTACGCGATGACCCTTGAGATTCCGGAGATCAGACTGGCGGTAGAGGACTACGACGCCTCCCCCGATTCGCGGGAGCTTACCGCCGGCTTCAGAGGTTCCACCTTTTTCACTCTTGTCGGGACCGAGGGACTCTCGGGTCCTGAACTCTTCCAGGGCCGGAAAGCGGACGCGCTTCTGACGATTCCTCCCGACTACACTCAGTCGCGCCGTCTCGACCTTGCGATCGACGCCTCCGACTCCAACCGGGCTCTGATCATCCGTCAGTATATTCAGGCTGTCGTCGCCCGCTCAGGAGACGGGATCGGTACCCCGCCGGCGCCGATCATCGCGGCCCCGGCTTTTCTCTACAACCGCCGCCTTGAGAGCGCCTATTTCTTCGTCCCGGCGCTCACCGCCTTGATCATCATCATGGTCACCGCCCTGCTGACCAGCCTCACGATTACCCGCGAGAAGGAGCAGGGGACCTTCGATCTGATCAAACTGAGTCCGGTAAACGCCTTGGAGGTGATAATCGGCAAGGTCGTCCCTTATCTGCTGCTTTCGCTGCTTATCGGCCTTATGATCGTCTTCGTCGGGGTGGTGATCTTCTCGGTACCCTTGCGCGGAAGCTTCGCGGCGCTCCTCTTCTATCTGCTGCTCTACTGCCTGACAGGGCTGTCCTTCGGGATCCTGATTTCCACTGTCGCTTCGAGTCAGCAGACGGCGATGATGATCTCCCTGATCGCGACCCTGCTGCCGACACTTTTCCTCTCGGGTTTTATTTTCCAGATCGAGGCAATGCCGGCGGTCCTGCGCGCCGTCAGCCGGGCCGTGCCGGCGACTTGGTTTCTGATTATCATACGAGGGCTGATGCTCAAAGGCAACACGCAGGGCGAACTCCTCGTTCCGATTCTGATGCTGGCCGCCTTTTCATGTCTCTTCCTGCTGATCGCGATCCGCCGTTTCAAGCGCTACCTTGAGTCATAG
- a CDS encoding GntR family transcriptional regulator yields MKKNSTSLSAVNNEFRSLSETVYEKIREAILAKELEPGERVSERMLVDKLGVSSTTVKRALQQLQAEGLVEIQPRKGTYVVESFPAMEENTVMRASLEGLAARFAASKATEDDLKEMRHQLEEMRRRTEIDTQQNISKANARFHHLVHRASYNPYVGRLIDVLRNFDRDLRHQALSDHDEAVRGLKDHISVFEAIEARDGDLAEERMRRHILRTLEFVKTGMKKGGKAETP; encoded by the coding sequence ATGAAAAAAAACAGTACATCACTTTCTGCCGTCAACAACGAATTCAGGTCATTGAGCGAAACCGTCTACGAGAAGATACGGGAAGCAATTCTTGCCAAGGAACTGGAACCTGGAGAACGGGTAAGCGAACGGATGCTGGTGGATAAACTGGGAGTCAGTTCAACCACAGTAAAACGGGCTCTCCAGCAGCTTCAGGCAGAAGGCCTGGTGGAAATCCAGCCTCGAAAGGGGACCTACGTGGTGGAGAGTTTTCCCGCCATGGAGGAGAACACCGTAATGCGAGCCTCCCTAGAAGGACTGGCCGCACGCTTTGCCGCATCCAAAGCCACGGAGGATGATCTTAAGGAGATGCGGCATCAGCTAGAGGAGATGCGCCGCCGAACCGAAATCGATACCCAGCAGAATATAAGCAAAGCGAACGCCAGGTTTCATCACCTTGTTCACCGGGCATCCTACAACCCCTACGTGGGGCGCCTTATCGATGTCCTTAGAAATTTCGACCGCGACCTCCGTCATCAGGCCCTTTCTGATCATGATGAGGCTGTCAGGGGACTTAAAGACCATATCTCGGTGTTCGAGGCAATCGAAGCCCGGGACGGCGACCTGGCGGAGGAACGTATGCGTCGGCACATCCTGAGGACTCTGGAGTTTGTAAAGACCGGGATGAAAAAGGGTGGAAAAGCAGAAACTCCATAA
- a CDS encoding TetR/AcrR family transcriptional regulator, with protein MVKELDKRTEEAILNAAYQVIVRKGKAGTRMQEIADKAGVNKALLHYYFRSKDKIYLAVLRSVVGSLLRTLLAELDFERPFRELMEGFVRSHIVALKANQEIFRFFFAEVWTNREEVLPVFLDLLVESRGNIPGLFFARLEKAVAEGEIRPVDPFHLLMNMISLDVFYFVASPLFFEVVEVPEEEQQRMTDARADQVVEFIWESIRPRRQL; from the coding sequence ATGGTTAAGGAACTTGACAAGAGGACCGAAGAGGCGATCCTGAACGCTGCTTACCAGGTTATTGTCCGCAAGGGCAAGGCCGGAACACGGATGCAGGAGATTGCCGATAAGGCCGGGGTCAACAAGGCGCTGCTCCACTACTACTTCCGCTCCAAGGACAAAATTTACCTGGCGGTTCTGAGGTCGGTGGTCGGAAGCCTCCTGAGAACCCTGCTGGCTGAACTCGATTTCGAGCGGCCGTTCAGGGAGCTGATGGAGGGTTTTGTCCGCAGCCATATTGTTGCCTTAAAGGCCAACCAGGAAATCTTTCGCTTCTTCTTTGCCGAGGTATGGACCAACCGCGAAGAGGTTCTGCCGGTCTTTTTGGATCTGCTTGTCGAAAGCCGCGGGAACATACCGGGTCTCTTTTTCGCCCGGCTCGAAAAAGCCGTCGCAGAAGGCGAGATCCGACCCGTCGATCCCTTCCATCTTCTGATGAACATGATCAGCCTTGACGTCTTCTACTTCGTTGCGTCGCCCCTTTTCTTCGAGGTGGTCGAGGTTCCGGAGGAGGAACAGCAGCGGATGACCGACGCACGGGCCGATCAGGTGGTCGAGTTCATCTGGGAATCAATCAGACCGAGGAGACAGCTGTGA
- a CDS encoding AraC family transcriptional regulator: MKSEYARRLNKVLDYIDTHLGEDLDLGTLADEAAFSKYHFHRVFSAFMGEPLGSYIQRLRLERAACLISSRPDLTITEIGLEAGFSSSAVFSRAFRDRFDMSPSAWRAGGITDYSKKCKLQSNRYHPMSSYSKATRVESSYSVYTQQKWRVSMKTEAKTLDYDVRVEEQPEKTLAYVRHTGPYAGNEELFHSLFSRLLKWAAPRQLFKPGTTEMITIYHDSPEITEEEKLRISVCITVPADTEASGEIGKTTIPAGRYAVGEFLISAEDYGDAWNSLFAGWLPESGYQCADGPCYEVYLNDPEEHPEGKHHVAIHIPVIPL; encoded by the coding sequence ATGAAAAGTGAATACGCCAGACGTCTTAATAAGGTTCTCGACTATATCGATACGCATCTTGGAGAGGATCTTGATCTTGGGACCCTTGCCGACGAGGCTGCTTTTTCGAAGTACCACTTTCACCGGGTCTTTTCTGCTTTCATGGGTGAACCGCTGGGCAGTTATATTCAGCGTTTGCGCCTGGAGCGGGCAGCGTGTCTGATCTCCTCCAGACCGGATTTAACGATAACCGAGATCGGGCTCGAGGCAGGGTTTTCCTCTTCCGCTGTTTTTTCCCGGGCCTTCCGTGATCGCTTTGACATGAGCCCCAGCGCCTGGCGGGCGGGGGGAATCACTGATTACAGCAAGAAATGCAAACTCCAGAGCAACCGCTATCATCCTATGAGCAGCTATAGCAAAGCAACGCGGGTAGAGTCGTCCTATTCTGTATATACACAACAGAAATGGAGGGTATCTATGAAAACTGAAGCAAAAACGCTCGATTACGATGTGCGGGTAGAGGAGCAGCCGGAAAAGACACTGGCCTATGTAAGGCATACCGGCCCCTATGCCGGTAACGAGGAACTTTTTCACAGTCTGTTTTCCAGACTGCTGAAATGGGCCGCCCCGCGGCAGCTTTTCAAGCCGGGAACAACGGAGATGATTACGATCTATCACGATTCTCCGGAAATAACTGAAGAGGAAAAGCTGAGGATAAGTGTCTGTATTACCGTGCCTGCCGATACGGAAGCTTCCGGAGAAATCGGTAAAACGACGATTCCCGCCGGGCGCTATGCTGTTGGGGAATTCCTTATCTCCGCAGAGGATTACGGCGATGCCTGGAACAGTCTTTTCGCCGGCTGGCTGCCGGAGAGCGGGTATCAGTGTGCTGACGGGCCGTGCTATGAGGTCTATTTGAATGATCCGGAGGAACACCCCGAGGGCAAGCACCATGTCGCGATTCACATTCCGGTAATACCCCTGTAA
- a CDS encoding ABC transporter ATP-binding protein: MISIRSLTRRFGSFTAVDDISFEVRAGEVFGFLGANGAGKTTTIRMMCGLLSPSEGDILVDGISVTGFPEKVKRRIGYMSQKFSLYADLSPVRNIEFFGAVYGVPAQRIADEKQRIGIELGAAAGSSPAGKLPLGYKQRLGLTCALLHEPPIVFLDEPTSGVDPVGRREFWEGIYDHSSAGRTVLITTHFMDEAEYCHRIAIMSRGRVIELDTPEAIKACYGTDSLNEAFIRAVERDREE; encoded by the coding sequence ATGATCTCGATCCGCTCTCTTACCCGCCGCTTCGGCAGCTTTACCGCGGTGGATGACATCTCCTTCGAGGTCCGTGCCGGCGAGGTGTTCGGTTTCCTCGGGGCTAACGGTGCCGGCAAGACCACCACCATCCGCATGATGTGCGGGCTTCTTTCTCCCAGCGAGGGCGACATCCTTGTCGACGGAATCTCGGTTACCGGCTTCCCGGAAAAGGTTAAACGGCGTATCGGCTATATGTCGCAAAAGTTTTCCCTCTATGCCGACCTTTCGCCTGTGCGCAACATCGAGTTCTTCGGCGCTGTTTACGGGGTTCCGGCGCAGCGCATCGCCGACGAGAAGCAGCGTATCGGCATCGAGCTTGGCGCAGCGGCGGGCTCCTCTCCGGCGGGGAAGCTCCCCTTAGGGTATAAGCAGCGTCTTGGCCTCACCTGCGCTCTTCTTCACGAGCCGCCGATCGTCTTCCTCGACGAGCCGACCTCCGGGGTCGATCCGGTGGGCCGGCGTGAGTTCTGGGAGGGAATCTACGATCATTCCAGCGCCGGGCGTACCGTGCTGATAACAACCCACTTCATGGACGAGGCCGAGTACTGTCACCGCATTGCGATCATGAGCCGCGGCAGGGTCATCGAGCTTGACACCCCCGAGGCGATCAAGGCATGTTACGGGACCGACAGTCTTAACGAGGCCTTCATCCGCGCAGTTGAACGGGACAGGGAGGAGTAG
- the dapA gene encoding 4-hydroxy-tetrahydrodipicolinate synthase gives MNFAPKGVLPAMITPLTKDGNVNEKALRNLVDFLLEGGVHGIFAIGTTGEFYCLSNDEYRMILEVTRDQVAGRVPVYAGANHITTRGSIELAQIAQEVGVDALSVLTPLFISPNQDQLIKHFTDVAASTDLPILLYDNRPKTHVALQPGSVVKLAKIRNIIGIKDSSGDMTNTAECIRLTRDMDFDVMIGRDTLIHANLCYGGAGAVAACANVAPRICADIYDKYMAGDIQGSLEAQFRLAPLRIAFGLGTFPTVIKEALELLGVDAGPCFEPVGPMSSDEKKQLKKILKEMGLL, from the coding sequence ATGAATTTTGCTCCCAAGGGCGTTCTGCCCGCAATGATCACCCCTTTAACAAAAGACGGCAACGTAAATGAGAAAGCACTGCGTAATCTGGTCGATTTCCTGCTTGAGGGAGGTGTCCATGGAATTTTCGCCATCGGAACCACCGGAGAGTTCTACTGTCTGTCCAACGACGAGTACCGGATGATCCTGGAGGTTACCAGGGACCAGGTTGCCGGACGGGTACCTGTGTATGCAGGGGCCAACCACATTACGACCCGGGGCAGCATTGAACTTGCCCAGATTGCCCAGGAAGTCGGCGTTGATGCCCTGTCGGTACTTACTCCCCTCTTTATCAGTCCGAATCAGGACCAGTTGATTAAGCACTTTACCGATGTTGCCGCAAGTACAGACCTGCCGATTCTGCTCTACGACAACCGCCCCAAGACCCACGTTGCCCTGCAACCCGGTTCGGTGGTCAAGCTGGCGAAGATCAGGAACATCATCGGAATCAAGGACTCCTCCGGAGATATGACCAATACCGCGGAATGTATCCGCCTTACCCGTGATATGGACTTTGACGTAATGATCGGCCGGGACACCCTGATTCACGCCAACCTCTGCTACGGCGGTGCCGGTGCTGTTGCAGCCTGTGCGAACGTTGCTCCGCGGATCTGTGCGGACATTTACGACAAATACATGGCAGGTGATATTCAGGGTTCACTGGAAGCCCAGTTCCGCCTGGCGCCTTTGAGAATTGCCTTTGGTCTTGGAACCTTCCCGACGGTTATAAAGGAAGCCCTTGAACTCCTTGGCGTCGACGCCGGGCCCTGTTTTGAACCCGTCGGCCCCATGAGCTCTGACGAAAAGAAACAGCTGAAAAAGATCCTGAAAGAGATGGGATTGCTGTAA
- a CDS encoding HlyD family efflux transporter periplasmic adaptor subunit, producing MNSIHISRYTRLTIFILLAGAFLSGCGKGNGEKIFTGLAEGRVYTVSSPVSDRLVELDVREGSRVEEGSRVGQIDTSALELQRKALVAKQDQVDLQLEELAINTAQVEDTRDYYRATYTRNLELLKEQAVSDQKVRDLKLNADKWERELAGLRLKKESLKRQRDEIGYRLEELDLTIAKGRLMSPAAGYVDQLFYETGEFVPALRIVARIVNLRQVWCYLYLGEEGIAEISPGQEMTARQGEHTFVARVEHINSRAEFSPKEVLTPENRAALVYAVRVGIENPDGILKIGMPVVLEW from the coding sequence ATGAACAGCATCCATATAAGCCGATATACCCGGCTCACTATTTTCATACTTCTGGCGGGGGCTTTTCTATCCGGCTGCGGCAAGGGTAACGGCGAGAAGATTTTTACCGGTCTTGCCGAAGGGCGGGTCTATACTGTCAGCTCTCCGGTCAGCGACAGACTGGTTGAACTCGATGTCCGCGAAGGAAGCCGGGTCGAGGAGGGGAGTCGCGTTGGGCAGATCGACACCTCCGCTCTGGAACTGCAGCGCAAGGCCCTGGTGGCGAAACAGGATCAGGTCGACCTGCAGCTGGAAGAGCTCGCCATCAATACGGCCCAGGTCGAGGATACCCGGGACTACTATCGTGCGACATACACCAGGAACCTGGAGTTGTTGAAGGAACAGGCGGTCTCGGATCAGAAGGTCCGGGATCTGAAGCTCAACGCCGACAAGTGGGAGCGGGAGCTGGCCGGACTGCGGCTGAAGAAGGAGTCCCTGAAGCGGCAGCGCGACGAGATCGGCTACAGGCTCGAAGAGCTCGATCTGACGATCGCCAAGGGACGGCTTATGAGTCCCGCCGCTGGCTACGTCGACCAGCTCTTCTACGAGACAGGCGAGTTCGTCCCCGCCCTGCGTATAGTGGCGAGGATCGTCAATCTCAGACAGGTCTGGTGCTACCTCTACCTTGGGGAGGAGGGAATCGCGGAGATCAGTCCGGGGCAGGAGATGACCGCCCGGCAGGGGGAACACACTTTCGTCGCCCGGGTCGAGCATATCAACTCCCGGGCCGAGTTTTCTCCCAAGGAGGTTCTGACCCCCGAGAACCGGGCAGCCCTGGTTTACGCGGTGCGGGTTGGAATAGAAAACCCCGACGGAATCCTGAAGATCGGGATGCCCGTTGTCCTGGAGTGGTAA
- a CDS encoding TolC family protein, whose amino-acid sequence MGRICRILLLVAVLTLPAAARDYTIEELFELALSDDARLAQLDADLSLAESSVTAATGAFHPDLSASFRAAYTSELPEMEQPNGMGGTVNVEAGVKDTYAAALTARQVIFAGFARREGLAAAKNALAGARYQRLMREDALRFSLLQAAYSYKLADLSVGSLEASLARLELNRRRVVSFLDQGFASELDLLEIDSSIAELQLQLRQQQTDRRNALIRLRELSGADDLDQVSLSAVYLALPDPRALEIRGEKLSGNASFRALDYRLAAKEIEKELAKSAWYPKLSAFGTFNYGRPGANFFADEWQFYYTAGLEVSLDIWDGGERGASVKSAGAASERVIAERAELFRSLLARGERTEESLHSANDQLSTAEELLTQKQRKYNLVHQLWEAGQQSTLEVLEAEQELTAADIRTKRLEIRLLSLYQEFLLLINKPLWDHSNSERSGQQ is encoded by the coding sequence ATGGGCCGAATCTGTAGAATCCTCCTGCTGGTCGCGGTACTGACTTTGCCTGCTGCGGCCCGGGACTATACGATCGAGGAGCTCTTTGAGCTTGCACTGTCCGATGATGCCCGGCTTGCCCAGCTTGATGCGGATCTTAGCCTTGCCGAAAGCAGTGTTACTGCAGCGACAGGAGCCTTTCACCCTGATCTCTCCGCCTCCTTCAGGGCAGCCTACACCTCGGAGCTGCCAGAGATGGAACAGCCGAACGGAATGGGCGGTACTGTCAATGTTGAGGCCGGCGTCAAGGATACCTACGCGGCGGCCCTGACGGCCCGCCAGGTGATCTTTGCCGGGTTCGCCCGCAGGGAGGGGCTCGCAGCGGCGAAGAACGCCCTGGCCGGAGCCCGTTATCAGCGGTTAATGCGCGAAGATGCCCTGCGCTTCAGCCTGCTGCAGGCGGCCTACAGCTACAAACTGGCTGACCTCTCGGTTGGGTCCCTCGAGGCAAGTCTTGCCCGTCTCGAACTCAATCGGCGCCGGGTCGTATCCTTCCTTGATCAGGGCTTTGCCTCCGAGCTTGATCTGCTCGAGATCGACTCATCCATAGCCGAGCTGCAGCTTCAACTCCGGCAGCAGCAGACCGACCGGCGCAATGCGCTTATCCGGCTGCGGGAACTGAGCGGCGCCGATGATCTCGACCAGGTTTCACTCTCCGCGGTCTATCTGGCCCTGCCCGATCCCAGGGCCCTGGAAATCCGTGGGGAGAAGCTGTCCGGTAACGCCTCCTTCCGGGCTCTCGATTACCGGCTTGCCGCAAAAGAGATTGAAAAGGAGCTTGCAAAGAGCGCCTGGTATCCGAAACTCTCTGCCTTCGGCACCTTCAACTACGGCCGGCCCGGGGCCAACTTCTTTGCCGACGAATGGCAGTTCTACTACACCGCCGGGCTCGAGGTTTCGCTTGATATCTGGGACGGCGGCGAGCGGGGAGCGTCGGTAAAGAGCGCCGGAGCCGCATCCGAACGGGTAATTGCCGAACGGGCTGAACTCTTCCGAAGCCTTCTTGCCCGGGGGGAGCGGACCGAGGAGTCCCTTCATTCAGCGAATGATCAGCTGTCGACGGCCGAGGAGCTTCTTACTCAAAAGCAGCGTAAGTACAACCTGGTACACCAGCTCTGGGAGGCGGGCCAGCAGAGTACTCTCGAGGTACTTGAAGCGGAGCAGGAGCTGACCGCGGCGGATATCAGAACCAAGAGACTCGAGATCAGACTTTTGTCACTCTACCAGGAGTTTCTGCTCCTGATCAACAAACCACTCTGGGATCATTCCAACAGCGAAAGGAGCGGCCAACAATGA
- a CDS encoding ABC transporter ATP-binding protein, whose amino-acid sequence MADHPDPIRSDDIRKNYGSVEALGGVSIKAAAGSITGLIGPDGAGKSSFMRIVLGLLSFDGGELILFGETGAERRRGGKSRIGYMPEVFSLYSDLTVEENLRFFFRIHRRDPAGFPARRRRLYRFNRLENFAHARAGTLSGGMKQKLALSCALMHEPELLVLDEPTTGVDPLSRREFWSMLAELKEQGITVLVSTPYMEEALRCDAVYLMNKGRVLAAGTPSALIDSFPGALYEIEDANHAPQELKRELAERFPDCPVFLSGRRVHLALPNGGTPDIGLSVAGTVRRVEPGLEDLFLSSVLRPEKKETS is encoded by the coding sequence GTGGCTGACCACCCCGATCCGATACGATCTGACGATATCCGCAAGAACTATGGCTCTGTCGAAGCCCTCGGCGGCGTCTCGATCAAGGCCGCCGCCGGATCGATAACCGGCCTGATCGGTCCCGACGGCGCGGGAAAATCGAGCTTCATGCGTATTGTCCTGGGATTGCTGTCCTTCGACGGGGGTGAGCTCATCCTCTTCGGTGAGACAGGCGCCGAACGGCGGCGCGGCGGGAAAAGCCGCATCGGCTACATGCCCGAAGTATTCTCCCTCTACAGCGATCTGACCGTCGAGGAGAACCTGCGCTTCTTCTTCCGTATCCACCGTCGTGATCCTGCCGGGTTTCCGGCCCGCCGCAGACGGCTCTACCGCTTCAACAGGCTCGAGAATTTTGCACATGCCCGGGCGGGGACCCTCTCCGGCGGCATGAAGCAGAAGCTGGCCCTCTCCTGTGCCTTGATGCACGAACCGGAGCTTCTGGTACTGGACGAACCGACCACCGGCGTCGACCCCTTGAGCCGCCGCGAGTTCTGGTCGATGCTGGCCGAGCTTAAAGAGCAGGGGATCACAGTGCTGGTCTCGACTCCCTACATGGAGGAGGCTCTTCGTTGCGATGCTGTCTATCTGATGAACAAGGGCCGGGTGCTCGCCGCCGGAACGCCGTCCGCCCTGATAGACTCCTTCCCCGGAGCTCTCTACGAAATCGAGGATGCGAACCACGCTCCGCAGGAGCTGAAGCGGGAACTGGCGGAACGCTTCCCAGACTGTCCGGTCTTCTTAAGCGGCCGCAGGGTTCATCTGGCGCTGCCGAATGGGGGCACGCCGGATATAGGGCTCTCTGTTGCCGGAACAGTCAGACGGGTCGAGCCCGGTCTCGAAGATCTGTTTCTAAGCAGCGTTCTCAGGCCTGAAAAAAAGGAGACATCATGA
- a CDS encoding ABC transporter permease, whose translation MRTLIAMVKKELLQLKADKFYLRFLIFAPLLQLIVLGHALTTETTNVPTLIADLDRTAVSREFVRAVSTNERFNVIGHVTDYASLTDAIQRWEASVGIYIPPGYTSDLECDGSTELLVLLDSVDGNKALSAYGYLQQIAVREGKILAPVPAVIQSSDRPILNYRYLFNPELKNSAYMVPGIVVVIVTIITLMIGAMSLVREKEVGTLEQLMVTPINRAQLILGKLIPFLLYAFIEVTVILKVAGFVFGLSLAGSLATLYLALFLYLFSTLGLGLLVSSIAATQQQALFLAWFFMIFMILLSGFLIPVANMPGWLQTLTLANPLRFMMTTVREIYLKATPLSLLADQLIPLSLLGGAIFSISVLTFRKHSG comes from the coding sequence ATGAGAACGCTTATTGCAATGGTAAAGAAAGAGCTCCTGCAGCTGAAGGCGGATAAATTCTACCTGCGCTTCCTGATCTTTGCGCCCCTCTTACAGTTGATTGTTCTCGGCCATGCCCTGACTACCGAGACCACCAACGTTCCCACCCTGATAGCCGACCTCGACCGCACTGCCGTAAGCCGTGAGTTTGTCAGAGCCGTCTCGACCAACGAGCGTTTCAACGTAATCGGTCATGTGACCGACTACGCATCCCTGACCGACGCGATCCAGCGATGGGAGGCGAGCGTCGGGATCTACATTCCTCCCGGCTATACCTCTGACCTCGAATGCGACGGCTCGACGGAGCTGCTGGTGCTGCTTGACAGCGTCGACGGCAACAAGGCCCTTAGCGCTTACGGTTACCTGCAGCAGATCGCCGTCCGCGAGGGCAAGATCCTTGCGCCGGTCCCTGCCGTTATACAGTCATCTGACCGCCCGATTCTCAACTACCGCTATCTCTTTAACCCGGAGCTGAAGAACTCGGCATATATGGTTCCTGGAATCGTTGTGGTCATCGTCACAATAATCACACTGATGATCGGCGCGATGAGTCTGGTGCGTGAGAAGGAGGTCGGCACTCTGGAGCAGCTGATGGTGACCCCGATCAACCGGGCCCAGCTGATCCTTGGTAAACTTATCCCTTTTCTGCTCTACGCCTTTATCGAGGTAACTGTTATTCTAAAGGTTGCCGGGTTTGTCTTCGGCCTCTCCCTGGCCGGCAGCCTCGCAACCCTCTACCTGGCCCTCTTTCTCTACCTGTTCTCCACCCTGGGCCTCGGCCTGCTTGTCTCCTCCATTGCGGCGACCCAGCAGCAGGCCCTCTTTTTAGCCTGGTTCTTCATGATCTTCATGATACTTCTCTCGGGATTCCTGATCCCCGTGGCGAACATGCCGGGCTGGCTTCAGACCCTGACACTGGCCAACCCGCTGCGCTTTATGATGACCACAGTGCGGGAGATCTACCTCAAAGCGACACCCTTGAGTCTGCTGGCCGACCAGCTGATTCCCCTCTCTCTGCTGGGGGGAGCGATCTTTTCGATCAGTGTCCTGACCTTCCGCAAACATTCAGGCTGA